The sequence AGACTTACAAATGCAAAATCTGAATTCAATTTGAATATCATAAGGGACTTACCCAAAACAAATCCCACACTTTGCTTGTGTGTGTCCCGTCGTTCCCGTACGGCTTGAGATCCCAATGAGCCCAGTAATGAGCAGCTATCTCTTGACCGCCCTCTGTAACCATCGCCGGGTAGGCGAATCGCAAACAAATCCCCAACTCTGTGAGGATTGGTGTGCGATGCCCTGTCCCGTCCCAACTAACCTCCTTCCACGCCCTGGTGCCTTTCGGTTCAATAACCCTCCGCTGATCGAAGGGTTTAGAAGGCTTCAATGTGAGGGACCGACGATACCTACAAATGAAAGTTTGTTATTTAACAATGCAAATCATTTACTTAAAACTTCAACTTGACAATAAAACTTCAACTCTATAATAAGAATACCTGATGGCACGCCGTGGCGCAGCCTGTGTGGCAGCCTCCTCTGTAGAAGCGTCTGCTCCCGATGTCTCCTCTCCATCGTCCAGTTCTGCGGCAGCTTCCTCAGCCTCCGCGTCCACAGCCGCCTCCGCAGTAGGTGCCATAGTAGGTGCCACTAAATCAGCTGCACGCGAAGTAGTCCCTTCTGTATTGGAGGGTCCGCTGCTACCCCGCATCTGCTCTAGGGAGGCAAGCAACTGCTCTTGCCTGCTCCTGCTTGTTGTGGTGCCCTGAAATGTAAACAATTTTAGATTGCTAGCTGGCCCCAGTAACTAAACTAAGAAAAAAACAAGTACCTCAAACATGTTAGGAGCACCACTGGAACCCCTCGACCTTCGTGATCTGGGTCTCCTACCAGACGAATCCATCCTGAACATCTGCAATAATTCACAAAATAGTAAGTATGTATAAATTTTTCACAAAGTAATGCATATTAAATAAACAAAAACAAGAGTGTGCCATTACATCTATGAATTATGTATCAAAAATCGTCGGCATCAGAGTCCTCTTCGGCGACACGTGTATTAAGTTGTTCAACCCATTGTTGTGTTTCAAGAACTGTTTCTTCAAACCTTTGACGTTTTGAATTTGATGAAATTGGTTCCTCCATTAACTCTACGGTAAGAGAAGCTAACTCATTTAGTCCTGCCCCTTCGGATACAATACTATCATTGTCGCTATCGTCTGCTTGATCACCGACTTCTTGGAAgacaacatcatcatcatcatcatcattggtGCTTAAATTGTAGTTTTGATATCGGTAAGGGTGAACCTCTGGATTAACTTTATATGCAACCCACCAGGTTTTAAAACTTTTATGAGGATAACTCAAATAGTACACCTGATGCGCTTGATGTGCCAGGATGATATTGTTGTACTCATTGCCTTTATACCTTGATGCGTGCTTTACCTCCACCATCCCGAATTCGTCAACTCGCGTGCCAACATGTGgatcaaaccatatacaatcaaaCGTCACAAGTCTCAAAGGTTTGTGACCTCCAAATGTATACTCGGTTATGTCTTGAACAATACCATAATAGTCCTCCAATTGTCCATCGTCGCTATACGAACTTGCTACAACTCCGCTGTTTGTTGTAGCTGCAAGTGGACGACTCGCTTCTAGTTTTGCTgttcgaaaacggtatccattaatATCATAGCGATCAAATTTTCTTGCGGTCAATTGACCATGTGATATTTGTAGCAAGTCTTTGGAGACACCGGCTTCAGGTTTCTTACACTACAAAAATGAGGAATGGATAAAAATAAATACTATGTAACATCTGAACTTAAGTTAGAAAAAAGATAAGCATGGAGGAAATTACATGCTCGTGGAACCACTGCACGAAGGACGGGCCACCGTGTAACCCTTTCAAGCGTAGGTCATCCAACTGCTTTTGAGTAAGCTGTTTGTTGGGTTTATATATGCTATCAAAGATTTGGAAATAAGGATGAAGTTCTGGCATATTGACATACAAAAAAAGCAGGGTCTTGTTACGCTCTATCGTTCCCACAAGATGTGATGTGTAAGCTCCGACACCTTTACCGTCCCACTTAAAAGCACTTAGATCAGTGATTGGAGCTTGCTCGGCAACATGGTACCGTGTCGTTTGCGCATGCACGTTGTTTGTGTCTGAAAAATACTTGCTTGAGAATAATGTGATCTCTCTAGCTGCGAACGCCTCTGCAATACACCCCTCAACCCTTGCCTTATTCCGCACCATTCCTCTGAGTTTTTTCAATTCTCTTTCTTGACTATACATCCACCTGAACTGTGCAGGTCCTCCTACCAACGCTTCCCAAGGTAGATGCACAAGCAAATGTTGCATACAATTAAAAAAAACCAGGTGGGAATACTTTTTCCATCTTACATACAAGGACAACGATTTCCTTCTCAAACCTCAACATCAATTTCTTTGAGATTTCCTTAGCACATAtctgcttataaaaataactgagTTCTGCAAATATCTTCCACACATCGGGACTGAAGTATCCACGAAACATTACCGGCACTAGTCTTTCAATCAAAATGTgatagtcatgactcttcaacccaacGAGTTTACCAGTGTCGAGGTTAACTGCCCGTTTTATATTAGCCGCATAGCGATCTGGGAACCTCAGCTTTTTCAACCATTGAAATATCTCTTCTCGCTCTTGTCGTTTCAGACAATAAGGAGCTTGTGGCCGACTCTCAGATCCACTTGGATTTTTTCTAAGCTCAAGGTGTGGACGATCACAAAGTTCAGCTAAGTCTCTTCTTGCATTCATGTTATCTTTGGTTTGACCGGTGAAGTCGAAgcacatgcttatgatgctttccgcAACATTACGTTCTTGGTGCATCAAATCTATATTATGTGGTAACAGCAATGCCTTCGTGTAAGGTAGCTCCCAGATAAACGAGATGTGTGTCCAATTGTGTTCTTTACCATACCCTTGAAACCGACCTCCTACGCCCGATTTTAGGTCACGATGTTGTCTCATGATATTTTCAccagtttgtcgcttcggtggccCATCTCTAACCCTCTTGCCTTTTCGAAATGACTTTGTATCCTTTCTAAAAGGATGATTATAGGGAAGGAGGCGTCGGTGAACATCAAAAAATGTttccttcttaccatgttctaaccTATATGCTTGTGAGTCACCCATACATATCGGACAACGCAGTATGCCGTGGACACACCAACCAGAAAAAATGCCATATGCTAGCAGATCATGAATTGACCATAGATATGCTGCGCGTAGAGTAAAACGACATTTCAGATGACTATCATATGCCTCAACCCCCTGCCACAACATTTTTAGTTCTTCAATCAACGGTTCCATAAATACATTGATTTTCGTTACAGGATCCTTCGGACCTGGAACAATAAGGGCAAGAAACATGACCTCTTCCTTCATGCATTTGTTAGGAGGGAGATTATAGGGCATCATAAAAACTGGCCAACATGAGTAAGAAGTGGAATTATTGGAGTAAGGAGTGAATCCATCCGTCGACAAACCAAGACGAACACTCCTAGGGTCTCTTGCAAATTCTGGATCAAAACGGTCGAGAGCCTGCCAGGCCTCACCATCTGAGGGATGAACCATGACATCCGGATCTTGACCCTGACGATCCccttctttatgccacctcatttgCTTTGCTGTCTCTTGATTTAGAAAGAGACGCTTAAGCCGTGGAGTGATAGGCATGTACCGGAGTTGCTTGATCGGCACCTTTGTCGTAACCTCGTTTCCATCCTCATCTAGCACCACTGCATATCTTGACTTACTGCAGTGGATGCAATGTGTGGTATTTTCATGCTCCTTCCAGAACAACATGCAATTGTCCTCGCAAGCATCAATCTTTTGGTAGTTCATACCGAGACCAGCTACGAGCTTCTTGCAATGGTACAAGTCTTTCGGCATGTTATGATTCGGTGGGCTGATATCAATAATCAGTTTCACAATATCGttgtaacagttgtttgagaaGGTGTACTTTGACTTCATCGCCATAAGACGTGTTACCACCTGCAGTACGCTCACACTGGTTCCTTCATGCACTTTAGCCTCTGAGGCTTCAAGAAGCTTGTAGAACTCTCTCACATCCTCTGGAAAAGCTTGATTATTCTGTAGTTCTGGGTACTCATTTCTAATATCTTCCAACATCTCTTCCATTCGGTCTACATCCTGGTCCCCATCCGACTCAATAGTATGGTCCACCTCTCCATGCTCATGCCATACCAGATAGTTCGACATAAAGCCATGTTTGAAAACATGATACGAGAGCTCCACTTTTTTCAACCGAACCAAGTTCTGACATTTTATACATGGGCACTTCGCTAAACGAGCATCACCAGCAAATGCGAGTGCCACGAATTCATCTGCAACTCTCACCCATGCATCAGAGTGCCCATGAGTGACATTGTCGAATCCATCGTACATCGCCCTTCTTCGATCGTCACTCATATTCAAAGCTAAAGAAACAACACATATTTAACAACATATATACACTTAGGTACAAAAAGGCCATTTATAAACAGTTAAACACTAAAGCAATTATAGGTTAATCAACAGGTTAATGCATCACTACAATTACACATTAGAAAAATATATAATCAAGGATACGAGTAACAACATTATCGGACTACTAAATTTCAGCCAAATCAAATTGAGCGTGGTCAAGGCAGTAGCTGAGATTGAGATAACTAAATTTAACTCTTGCACGCACTCAATTAGCGGACTACACTAGAATCATCCCAGTGACCAAATGAGGACAAAACAACATTTATTATTTGAAGCAGACAATGTCAGCTATATACTAGAATCAACATTTTTATCTGAACCAGCACCACAACATGAAGGTTATGCAATAAATTACCTGTGTCGCGACGGTGTGCGAGCGCGTGGGGAAGAGCTTGGTGATGCACTGCGCCGCCCGGCTCGGCGAGGCAGCCCTGCTCTGCGAGGAAGATGCTCGCCTCGGCTCGGCGAGGTCGCCAGGAGCTCGGAGAGGCCGCTGGCCGCCCGCCTCGGCGAGGCCGCCCGGAGCCCCGCGCCGCTGGTCCCCACCACGACCACAGGCGAACTGCACAGGGAGCGACGCACGACGGAGCGAGGACTGAGACGCGCGATAGCGGTAGCTGGAGGACTGCGCGATACCGACGGCGGAGGACGGCGGATTACCTCAGTCGCGCGCGGCCGGCGGAGGACTGTGCCAGGGAGGCGCACGGCCGGCGGAGCAGCGCAGGAGCTCAGGGAGCGGCGGAGCGGCGCGCAGAACGAGCAGCGCACGGCAGAGCGGCGGAGGACTGGCGGGCCAGGAGCCGCACGACCGGCGGAGCGGAGGAGCAGCGCACGGGGGAGCGGAGGAGCAGCGCACGGCTCGGCGAGGTCGCCAGAACGAGCAGGCGGCGCACGGCGGAGCGGCGCACGGCCGGCGGCGGACTGGCAAAAGGATATAACTGGGAAACGCGCGCGACGGTAGAAGAGGATTAGGGATTAGGGTAATTTCTATAAGAGTGTCGGTGTGGAAAACACCCACACTTTTAAATTAAAAGTGTCGGTTTCTGTGGGACCCCGACACTCTTAAATTAAGAGTGTCGGTGCTGTAAAACCCACACTTTTACTTCCATTAAGAGTGTTGGCCCCGACACTCTTTAAATAACCGACACTCCTTCAACGTTTTCTtgtagtgcggaccgtccgcgcgcaGGTGCTAGACAGTCCGTGATGCTCGAGTCAGGGAGTTTTGCTTGGCTGCTCGATTGAGCCTGCCCCCGGCGCCTCTGGACTTGTTAGTCTTTCTGCCCAGAGCTTTTCGAGCAATTTCTTCTTGTGATATATTCGACATGCGAGGATCGCCAATAACGGTTTTATACTAGAACCGTCATCGATAGTTGGAGTAAGAAACTGAAACCGTTAGTGAAAACACATTTGCACCGGTGGTTCACTTAAAAACTGCAAGTGAAATTAGTGCATTTCCACATGTGGTTTCTTTAGGAAAACCTTTGCAAATCTAGTTTTCACAGACGGTTCCTTACGCTAAACGCCAGTGGAAATGGGATTTGCACTAGTGGTTTTATTAAGCAAACTGCCAGTGCAAATATGTTTCCACTTGTGGTTCTTGAATCGGGGGCCACCAATTTTATTTCACTTGCATGCGATAACTGAAATCACCTGTAAGAATTTCTGTGCACCGCATGCATAGAACCATTTTGTACTAGTTTTAGTGCCGGTTCGAGCTGCTAAAGTGGCACCTTTTAGTATAGTTGGAATCAAGAACATATACTAAACATACCTCATTGGTTTAGGATCATGTAACTAGGAATAACTAAAGGTTGACATCTTTAGTCATGGTTGTCTAGTGCCGGTTGAGAATCCAATACTGGTTTCCAACTGGTTCTGATGACCTTTTATTTTGTAGTGATCAACGCACCAATTATGGATTCAAACATGAGAGTTTAGTTTGCTACATTTGTCTAATATAAATTGTTAAAATGTTGCAGTTGCTAAATAAGGAAAGATATTTTAGTATGCATATGTATTTCTTCAATCGCTGAAAGAATTACATGTAATGTGTGCATTAGACGGCCCCGTTCGATTTATCTGGAGTTATGACCTGAAACAATTTCTAGTTAAATTGTTTGTACaatttatataagttttgatAAGCTAGAAAGATTATTGGTGAAATCCTGGACAAACGAACAGGGTCTAAGTTATAGACAAAGGCTATGCAAACTCTAAtaaacagccacatgcaaggaaCCTTTGCGTACTTGCAAGCAGATGGCCAGATGGGTGAAGCACCTCCAGGAGGAGGGGCTCCAAAACTGAGCTTTCCCCATCAAATCCCCCACATCTCCATCGGATCATAACCGAATGCTAGGGACATGGTACTGATCGCTATGCCTGGGGCTCCTCTCGTTTTCGATGGACATGGCCGTCCGCCAGCCGGCGTCAAGTGCTAACCAATTTGGCCTGCCCTCTAATGCCGAAATGTTGGGAAACAGTTCTGTCCCTGCGTCCACGTCAACATAAAGAGACAGAGAGAAAGGAGCCCCAAACAGAGCTCAGGCCGGATGGCCGGTGCAACCACGAGCCAACCAAGTACCCAACTAAACCCAACGAACCGCATCGCACAGGAGGCCGCTGCTTCAGTACTGGCACTTGACACTTATCACGCGGCCGTCGTCGCCGTCGCGCGCGCGTCGTCTCGTCTCGTCTCCCCAACCGCACCCGGCTCGTGCCACTGACATCCGCCATTTAACGCGCTCTGCCTCTGATCCTGCTTCTAGACTTCTAGTAGATATGAGCGCTGAGCGAGCGCGCGGCCATGGTGGCTAGGCTGctagctggtgctggtgctgctggTTTTCTCCGAGCTCCCATTGAATAACACGCTGGAGCATTGATGGTCCCTTTCAGATGGTAGATGGCGCGCATTTACGCCGCCACGGTACGAGCCGAGCTCCCCTCGCTCCTCTGCTATATAGCGCTAGCTCCACCATCCAGGCCACTACCCTCCCCCACCGCCATTGCTCAGCAGCAGTAGTAAAGCCACGCCTGACAGACAGCTGGTTCATTTCTGGTTGCTGCCTTGCTGGTGGTAGCCCTCGGCGCAGGCAGCCAAGAACAGAGAGAGCGAGATGGATGTGAACGACGTGCTGCTAGTGGTGCTGGCGGCGGCGCTGGCTGCCATGTGGTGGCGTCGGTGCTCCAAGACCGGCGGTGTCGACGGCCTCCCGCCGGGGCCTCCGGGTTGGCCGGTGGTGGGGAACCTGTTCCAGGTGATCCTGCAGCGACGGCCCTTCATGTACGTGGTGCGCGACCTCCGGGAGAAGTACGGGCCCATCTTCACCATGCGGATGGGGCAGCGCACCCTCATCGTGGTCACCTCGGCGGAGCTCATCCACGAGGCGCTGGTGAAGCAGGGCCCCATGTTCGCGAGCCGGCCCGAGGACAGCCCCACCCGCCTCCTCTTCAGCGTCGGCAAGTGCACCGTCAACTCGGCGCCCTACGGCCCCCTGTGGCGTGCTCTGCGCCGCAACTTCGTCGCCGAGATCGTGTCCCCGCACCGCGTCAAGGGCTTCTCCTGGATCCGGGAGTGGGCCGTGGACGCGCACTTGCGCCGCCTCCGCGCCGAGCTCGCGGCGGACGGTGCCGTGCGGGTCATGGCCAGCTGCCGCCTCACCATCTGCAGCATCCTCATCTGCATCTGCTTCGGCGCCAAGATCCCCGACGAGCTCATCCGGGAGATCGAGGAGGTGCTCAAGGACGTGATGATGATGACCATGCCCAAGCTCCCGGACTTCCTGCCCCTCCTCACGCCGCTCTTCAGGAAGCAGCTCACCGAGGCCCGCGGCCTGCGCCGCCGCCAGCTCAACTGCCTCGTGCCGCTCGTCCGCGCGCGAAGGGACTTCCTCCGCGACGGCACCGCGGCAGCGGCGGACGGCGTGGAGATGATGAGCGGGCCCGGGGAAGCGTACGTGGACTCGCTCTTCGACCTGGAGCCGCCCGGCCGCGGGAAGCGCCTCGGCGAGGAGGAGCTCGTCACGCTCTGCTCCGAGGTCATGAGCGCCGGCACAGACACCAGCGCCACAGCGCTGGAATGGGCCATGATGCACCTCGTCCTCGACCCCGCCGCGCAGGAGCGCCTCTACGACGAGGTCGTCGCCAAGGTCGGCAAGACCGCCCGGATCACCGAAGCCGACGTCGAGGCCATGCCCTACCTCCAGGCAAACACTCTTTTCTCCATTCATTTCGGTCCTGTTTTTTTGTCGAAAGTTACAACACGATCGAGAATGTGATAGGAGTTCGGCACAAATCTGGCAATTATTATATACTACTATTAATGAGACACGGTGCTAATAGAATACTATATACTACTAATATTAAAAGAAGACGAAATTCTGCCTGCTTTATTCCAAGAAACTATTTTATTTGACTCAGCGCACGAATTTGCTAGTTGCATTGGAAATAATTGCATACCCTGAATTGGTTGCATGCTCACGACCAATCTCGCAAATGGATGCAAATGATTAAACAAGCCTTTGACCATGGATACAAAACAAAAGTTAAACTGATGTATCGTGGACATGATATGATATATCACTAATTGGTACTATCATCTAGTGATTATTAGTTTATTACTATGCTTTTGGTTCATCCGTCAGCAACTAAAAACTGAGTCTCTTCTTAATTATATATAAGATGTTCCTTTTCCCACGAACCAAGTACGTGCTACTTGACCAACTACCGGACCGAATTGCAGCAGCTAATTTGGGACAGCTCACGCCGAAATTAAAACCTTGTCCAAGCAATAATCAGTGCTTCTAGACGTAGAAGCGATATAATCATTGTGTTCGTTCATCGATCTGTCATGAAAACGACGCACGTACGTACTCCTACGACGTGCTTCAAAGATTCCTGGGTTTAATACCACAGCTGTAG is a genomic window of Zea mays cultivar B73 chromosome 5, Zm-B73-REFERENCE-NAM-5.0, whole genome shotgun sequence containing:
- the LOC100273592 gene encoding putative cytochrome P450 superfamily protein precursor; this encodes MDVNDVLLVVLAAALAAMWWRRCSKTGGVDGLPPGPPGWPVVGNLFQVILQRRPFMYVVRDLREKYGPIFTMRMGQRTLIVVTSAELIHEALVKQGPMFASRPEDSPTRLLFSVGKCTVNSAPYGPLWRALRRNFVAEIVSPHRVKGFSWIREWAVDAHLRRLRAELAADGAVRVMASCRLTICSILICICFGAKIPDELIREIEEVLKDVMMMTMPKLPDFLPLLTPLFRKQLTEARGLRRRQLNCLVPLVRARRDFLRDGTAAAADGVEMMSGPGEAYVDSLFDLEPPGRGKRLGEEELVTLCSEVMSAGTDTSATALEWAMMHLVLDPAAQERLYDEVVAKVGKTARITEADVEAMPYLQAVVKETFRRHPPSHFVLSHAATRDTELGGYRVPADASVEFYTAWVTENPATWPDPDAWRPERFLEGGEGFDTDITGTRALRMMPFGAGRRICPAATLGVLHIQLMLANMVREFRWLPPAGEGPPDPTETFAFTVVMKNPLRAAFVERATTETATTA